From one Gemmatimonadales bacterium genomic stretch:
- a CDS encoding gamma carbonic anhydrase family protein yields MSGGIHPTAFIAPTASVMGDVTLGAEASVWYGAVLRGDMAPIIIGPQTNLQDGAIVHVDEGEPCTIGARVGVGHRVILHGCTVEDECLVGMGSILLNQVRIGAGSVVAAGAVIPEGMQVPPRSLVMGVPGRIVRPVDAALSERVAVTWAHYVEQARAHRAGRYPLREATRGG; encoded by the coding sequence ATGAGCGGCGGGATTCATCCCACCGCCTTCATCGCTCCCACCGCATCCGTCATGGGCGACGTCACGCTCGGCGCCGAGGCGAGCGTCTGGTATGGCGCCGTCCTCCGTGGCGACATGGCGCCGATCATCATCGGTCCCCAGACCAACCTGCAGGACGGCGCCATCGTCCATGTGGACGAGGGCGAGCCCTGTACCATCGGGGCGCGCGTCGGCGTCGGCCACCGGGTCATCCTGCACGGGTGCACGGTCGAGGACGAGTGTCTCGTGGGGATGGGGAGTATCCTGCTCAACCAGGTGCGAATCGGCGCCGGCAGTGTCGTGGCGGCCGGCGCGGTGATCCCGGAGGGCATGCAGGTGCCGCCCCGCTCGCTGGTCATGGGCGTGCCGGGACGGATCGTGCGCCCGGTCGACGCGGCGCTGAGCGAGCGGGTGGCCGTGACGTGGGCGCACTACGTGGAGCAGGCGCGCGCGCACCGCGCCGGCCGGTATCCACTGCGCGAGGCCACCCGCGGCGGCTGA
- a CDS encoding protein kinase: MFCSRCGSEITGKSKFCPSCGLDLMATTPVHAIATGALHETDLVREALAAEYDIVEELGRGGMAMVYRARDRQLEREVAIKVLPFSLAFDAEFVERFQREARTAAQLEHPNIISIYRVGRAGRVIYFVMKFLRGGSLSTVLGERKKKLTPPEIRRLLLEAGSALGYAAQRGIVHRDIKPDNIMFDEFGQCVLTDFGIAKAASGQKLTGTGMSIGTPHYMSPEQARAQSIDGRSDIYSLGVVAYQCLTGTVPYDGEDSFSIGYKHITEPIPTPSLITADERRIFEVIKRMLMKDPADRFQSCEELVASIQGQPTAAPGAMRASAVAAGVGSGGRPSASASPIAGGPPIIVSQPTTPLESPLVNRRVTPLERRDLPRRVADRSLAMRGGSSGWTWLWVVLAILGGGGGGLYYYKAHGFAAGQGVAADSAALAPADTGARRDTTAASTPAPRPDPAPSPVAPSSSAPAPVVRTPPRPPDAPANLGDSTPSGGTGPVDSGGIRIVGLPRGSTVMIDERPVSEPVTRLAPGPHAVGVSAPRFNFYSDTFVVRPGEIQEITPPLSPIGSPELPRRRAPILQRLAGRCTPGPGYNSDASCFDERPKPVNPPFVPLPDEVTDTPRPSLLWVKVSVEGRTVDVKSIRPSNDTTFERAVRNFVWTVSWHPALKEGAPVEAWTQMLFPPAPQ, encoded by the coding sequence ATGTTCTGCTCCCGCTGCGGAAGCGAGATCACCGGAAAATCGAAGTTCTGCCCCTCCTGCGGTCTCGACCTCATGGCCACCACCCCGGTTCACGCCATCGCCACCGGGGCGCTCCATGAGACCGATCTCGTCCGGGAGGCGCTGGCCGCCGAGTACGATATCGTCGAGGAGCTGGGCCGCGGGGGCATGGCCATGGTGTATCGCGCCCGGGATCGCCAGCTCGAGCGCGAAGTGGCGATCAAGGTCCTGCCGTTCTCGCTGGCGTTCGACGCCGAGTTCGTGGAGCGGTTCCAGCGCGAGGCGCGCACCGCGGCCCAGCTCGAGCATCCCAACATCATTTCGATCTACCGGGTGGGTCGCGCTGGCCGGGTCATCTACTTCGTGATGAAGTTCCTGCGGGGCGGCTCGTTATCCACCGTCCTCGGAGAGCGGAAGAAGAAGCTCACCCCACCCGAGATCCGGCGGCTGCTGCTGGAGGCAGGAAGCGCCCTGGGCTACGCGGCGCAGCGCGGCATCGTGCACCGCGACATCAAGCCCGACAACATCATGTTCGACGAGTTCGGTCAGTGCGTGCTGACCGACTTCGGCATCGCCAAGGCCGCGTCGGGCCAGAAGCTCACCGGGACGGGGATGTCCATCGGCACGCCCCACTACATGAGTCCGGAGCAGGCGCGGGCCCAGAGCATCGACGGGCGGAGCGACATCTACAGCCTGGGCGTGGTGGCCTACCAGTGCCTCACTGGCACCGTCCCCTACGACGGGGAAGACAGCTTTTCAATCGGCTACAAGCACATCACCGAGCCCATCCCGACACCATCGCTGATCACCGCGGACGAGCGGCGGATCTTCGAGGTGATCAAGCGCATGCTCATGAAGGACCCGGCCGATCGGTTCCAGAGCTGCGAAGAGCTGGTGGCTTCGATTCAGGGACAGCCCACCGCGGCACCCGGGGCGATGCGCGCCTCGGCAGTGGCGGCGGGTGTCGGGTCCGGCGGCCGGCCCTCGGCATCGGCGAGCCCGATCGCCGGTGGGCCGCCGATCATCGTGAGTCAGCCCACCACCCCGCTCGAGTCGCCGCTGGTGAACCGGCGGGTTACCCCGCTGGAGCGGCGGGACCTGCCGCGCCGGGTGGCCGACCGCTCGTTGGCCATGCGAGGGGGTTCATCCGGCTGGACCTGGCTCTGGGTGGTCCTGGCGATCCTGGGGGGCGGAGGCGGCGGCCTCTACTATTACAAGGCTCACGGCTTCGCCGCGGGGCAGGGCGTCGCGGCCGACTCCGCCGCTCTGGCGCCGGCCGATACCGGGGCTCGGCGGGATACCACCGCCGCGAGCACCCCGGCGCCGCGTCCCGATCCCGCGCCGAGCCCAGTTGCGCCGTCCTCGTCCGCTCCCGCTCCCGTGGTCCGGACCCCGCCTCGGCCACCCGATGCGCCGGCCAACCTCGGCGACTCCACGCCGAGCGGCGGGACCGGACCGGTCGACAGTGGAGGGATCCGCATTGTGGGCCTGCCGCGGGGCTCCACCGTGATGATCGATGAGCGGCCGGTGAGCGAGCCGGTCACCCGGCTGGCGCCGGGCCCCCACGCGGTCGGGGTGTCGGCGCCGCGATTCAATTTCTACTCCGACACCTTCGTGGTCCGTCCGGGAGAGATCCAGGAGATCACTCCTCCGCTCTCGCCGATCGGCTCGCCCGAGCTTCCTCGCCGCCGCGCGCCCATCCTCCAGCGGCTGGCTGGCCGGTGCACTCCGGGCCCGGGGTACAACTCCGACGCGAGCTGCTTCGACGAGCGCCCCAAGCCGGTCAACCCGCCCTTCGTGCCGTTGCCGGACGAGGTCACCGACACGCCCCGGCCATCACTCCTCTGGGTCAAGGTGTCGGTCGAGGGCCGCACGGTGGACGTGAAGTCGATCCGACCGTCGAACGACACCACCTTCGAGCGGGCGGTGCGCAACTTCGTGTGGACGGTCTCCTGGCATCCCGCGCTCAAGGAGGGGGCCCCGGTCGAGGCGTGGACCCAGATGCTGTTCCCGCCGGCCCCCCAATGA
- a CDS encoding GWxTD domain-containing protein has translation MVILFPLRHPPVPHRISGFTRGCLIGLLALGTSAPASRLLAQTAPDRADLERFRDSLGGTVDSTALLALEKRMIETAKADRNNAMGHLRLGFLSLRLGELGGQAHYDDAASEFQWAIDLQPNWPYSWYGMGLAEYGVGDSQISFVTGLKTMLGKDALTRSAMALAKSAEVDPGFVRGLVELANTALRQRVNIKLGVALDALRRAASTPASSDPLVLLARGRVEREVGDGDSALVAFQGYLARGNNRSLGQLEIARTLFLLGRFDGAAPYYEGAALDDSAGIAGYRADLATIAPDSVMREFDQAHGAQRAAYLKRFWTQRDRIDLRSEGERLREHYRRLFYARKNFQLTSLNRHYDIVERYRSGSRDFDDRGVIYIRHGEPTTRATYAAPGLEPNESWRYSRPEGDLIFHFVAREDVQDFKLVESLFDVLGFSSTIALRGDRADQNPMAEQLMVSREQLSPIYQRLENAGQIGSSRYQTEERRVGQESIAEGTTSDSYELRFPAELKVQTEVLAVGHDSAGSEAQIAYAIAGKSLEPVTVTRGFLYSVRVRFAATDRSGRVVASLDSTRHFVAPAPVPAEEYLVGRVSVPVPAGQYEYRLAVQQGEESGVVLPRDTIRIGQPTASTIALSDLVLGNRSTNLQWNRGPGDTVLFNPLHTFKRTEDMELYYEVEGLESGSPYSVRVAVRRQGGGGGIFKKIFGGGSAALSLKFDAHATSLVESAHRILKLESLKPGTYTLEVLLTDGAGRKDRREQTFKVVAD, from the coding sequence ATGGTCATCCTGTTCCCGCTCCGCCATCCGCCCGTCCCGCACCGCATCTCCGGTTTTACCCGGGGCTGCCTGATCGGATTGCTCGCCCTGGGCACCAGCGCGCCGGCGTCCCGGCTGCTCGCCCAGACGGCCCCCGACCGAGCCGACCTGGAGCGTTTTCGCGACTCGCTCGGCGGCACCGTCGACTCGACCGCCCTGCTGGCACTGGAGAAGCGGATGATCGAGACGGCGAAGGCCGATCGGAACAATGCCATGGGGCACCTCCGCCTCGGGTTTCTCTCGCTTCGCCTGGGCGAGCTGGGAGGCCAGGCCCATTACGACGACGCGGCGTCCGAGTTCCAATGGGCCATCGATCTGCAACCCAACTGGCCCTACTCCTGGTACGGCATGGGGCTGGCCGAATACGGGGTGGGCGATTCCCAGATCTCCTTCGTCACCGGGCTCAAGACCATGCTGGGGAAGGACGCCCTGACCCGCTCCGCCATGGCCCTCGCCAAGTCGGCGGAGGTGGATCCCGGGTTCGTACGCGGTCTGGTCGAGCTGGCCAACACCGCGCTGCGGCAGCGGGTGAACATCAAGCTGGGAGTGGCCCTGGACGCGTTACGCCGCGCAGCCTCCACTCCGGCCAGCAGCGATCCCCTCGTGCTCCTGGCGCGCGGCCGGGTGGAGCGCGAGGTGGGAGACGGGGATTCCGCGCTGGTGGCCTTCCAGGGATATCTGGCCCGCGGCAACAACCGGAGCCTGGGCCAGCTGGAGATCGCCCGCACCCTGTTCCTCCTGGGCCGCTTCGATGGTGCGGCTCCCTACTATGAAGGCGCCGCGCTCGACGATTCGGCCGGCATCGCCGGGTACCGTGCCGATCTCGCCACCATCGCGCCTGACAGCGTCATGCGTGAGTTCGACCAGGCCCACGGCGCCCAGCGGGCCGCCTACCTCAAACGATTCTGGACCCAGCGCGACCGGATCGATCTCCGGTCCGAGGGAGAGCGGCTGCGGGAGCACTACCGCCGGCTGTTCTACGCCCGAAAGAATTTCCAGCTCACCTCACTGAACCGCCACTACGATATCGTGGAGCGCTATCGCTCCGGGAGCCGCGACTTCGACGATCGTGGCGTGATCTACATCCGTCACGGGGAGCCCACCACCCGGGCCACCTACGCGGCACCGGGCCTCGAGCCCAACGAATCCTGGCGCTACAGCCGCCCCGAGGGCGACCTGATCTTCCATTTCGTTGCCCGGGAAGATGTGCAGGATTTCAAGCTGGTCGAGAGCCTGTTCGACGTGCTCGGCTTCAGCAGCACCATCGCGCTCCGGGGCGACCGAGCCGACCAGAACCCGATGGCCGAGCAGCTCATGGTCTCCCGCGAGCAGCTCTCGCCGATCTACCAGCGGCTGGAGAACGCCGGACAGATCGGCAGCAGCCGTTATCAGACGGAAGAGCGGCGGGTGGGCCAGGAGAGCATCGCGGAAGGGACCACCAGCGACAGCTACGAGCTCCGCTTCCCGGCCGAGCTCAAAGTGCAGACCGAAGTCCTCGCCGTGGGACACGACTCGGCCGGGAGCGAGGCCCAGATCGCCTATGCCATCGCGGGGAAGAGCCTGGAGCCGGTGACCGTCACCCGAGGCTTTCTCTACTCGGTCCGGGTGCGCTTCGCCGCCACCGATCGCTCGGGCCGGGTGGTGGCCTCGCTCGATTCCACCCGCCATTTCGTGGCCCCCGCTCCGGTGCCGGCGGAGGAGTACCTGGTCGGCCGGGTCTCGGTTCCGGTACCGGCCGGGCAGTACGAGTACCGGCTGGCCGTTCAGCAAGGCGAGGAATCCGGAGTCGTGCTCCCTCGGGATACCATCCGCATCGGCCAGCCGACGGCCAGCACGATCGCATTGAGCGATCTGGTGCTCGGCAACCGGTCGACCAACCTGCAGTGGAACCGCGGTCCCGGCGACACCGTCCTGTTCAACCCGCTGCACACGTTCAAGCGCACCGAGGATATGGAGCTGTACTACGAGGTCGAGGGACTGGAAAGCGGGAGTCCGTACTCGGTGCGGGTGGCCGTGCGTCGTCAGGGCGGGGGCGGGGGAATCTTCAAGAAGATCTTCGGCGGCGGCTCCGCCGCCCTGAGTCTCAAGTTCGACGCGCACGCCACCTCCCTGGTCGAGTCGGCCCACAGGATCCTCAAGCTCGAGAGTCTCAAGCCGGGCACGTACACACTAGAAGTCCTGCTGACCGACGGCGCCGGCCGCAAGGACCGCCGGGAACAGACGTTCAAGGTCGTGGCGGATTGA
- a CDS encoding N-acetylmuramoyl-L-alanine amidase: MVAKRCLGWVGLLALAAACAHRPAVPVLPKRGGPPRAPADSAATSAALPPVPAAHGALDLRVVYPPPDALLELRDSSFLLGSTGTGEARLTVNGTPVHVWPNGAWLAWLPFPRDSLMQFQLEARTATDSARLTYVVHRLLPDRGRQTVGAAWVDSLSLAPRGQVWVARDEYLSLSASAAEGALVRLHLPDGTVVPLTAVPQPAPVPTAVRVFDRDTTKLEARLRRDSYVGLLRGRPVGPDPGPVLPRDPFLSRVLALAAGHCGVQPDCPAVLPSIQPPDSAWARVEVIVGSDTARTRWPLQVSLLDTVPVIAQFNDDTSGLGTSDSLTVGRALPGGTYHWFFPTGTRAEVIGRENDELRIRLSAESDAWIPAADARPLQRGLPVPRGIVGSVRLTPQPDRVTLRVPVTQQVPFELVESDHALVLHLYGVVGDVNWVRYGPSDSLIRRVTWGQPAADEVTLTVELANSLWGYRTHWENGDLLLDVRRPPAIDEADPLKGRVIAVDPGHPPAGATGPTGLREAVANLAVAERLRALLTAAGAHVLMTRTSDTPVELWPRVRQAELGGAELLVSIHNNALPDGINPFLNNGTSVYYNQSRSVPLARAVQTELVRQLRLRDLGIGRGDLALVRGTWMPSVLTEGLFMILPDQEAALRDPRGQQLYAQAVFDGIRNFLRERARED; the protein is encoded by the coding sequence ATGGTCGCCAAACGATGCCTGGGATGGGTCGGGCTGCTTGCTCTGGCAGCCGCCTGCGCCCACCGGCCGGCCGTACCGGTACTGCCCAAGCGCGGCGGCCCGCCGCGTGCGCCCGCCGATTCCGCGGCGACCTCGGCTGCATTGCCGCCGGTTCCGGCGGCGCATGGTGCGCTCGACCTCCGGGTGGTGTATCCGCCGCCGGATGCGCTCCTCGAGCTGCGCGACTCCAGCTTTCTCCTGGGCTCGACCGGCACCGGGGAGGCCCGCCTCACGGTCAATGGAACGCCGGTGCACGTGTGGCCCAATGGAGCCTGGCTCGCCTGGCTCCCGTTCCCGCGGGACAGCCTCATGCAGTTCCAGCTCGAGGCTCGGACCGCGACCGATTCGGCGCGTCTGACCTACGTGGTCCACCGGCTCCTGCCGGATCGCGGGCGCCAGACCGTTGGAGCCGCCTGGGTCGATTCGCTCTCGCTGGCGCCGCGGGGGCAGGTCTGGGTGGCACGCGACGAGTATCTGAGCTTGAGCGCCAGCGCGGCCGAAGGGGCGCTCGTCCGCCTCCACTTGCCGGACGGCACGGTGGTCCCGCTGACGGCGGTGCCTCAGCCCGCGCCGGTGCCCACGGCGGTGCGAGTCTTCGACCGCGACACCACCAAGCTGGAGGCCCGGCTCCGGCGCGACAGCTACGTCGGTCTGCTCCGCGGCAGGCCAGTCGGTCCCGATCCCGGACCGGTCCTTCCCCGCGATCCGTTCCTCTCTCGCGTGCTGGCTCTGGCCGCAGGGCATTGTGGGGTGCAGCCGGACTGCCCTGCGGTCCTCCCGAGCATCCAACCGCCGGATTCCGCCTGGGCCCGGGTCGAGGTCATCGTCGGCAGCGACACGGCGCGGACACGCTGGCCACTGCAGGTCTCCCTGCTCGATACCGTGCCGGTCATCGCCCAGTTCAACGACGACACCTCGGGTCTGGGCACCAGCGACAGTCTCACGGTGGGTCGGGCACTCCCCGGCGGCACGTATCACTGGTTCTTCCCGACCGGCACCCGGGCGGAGGTGATCGGTCGCGAGAACGATGAGCTTCGAATCCGGCTCTCCGCCGAGTCCGACGCGTGGATCCCAGCCGCGGACGCTCGCCCGCTCCAGCGCGGCCTCCCGGTGCCCCGCGGAATCGTCGGATCGGTGCGACTCACGCCCCAGCCCGACCGCGTCACACTGCGGGTCCCGGTCACGCAACAGGTGCCGTTCGAGCTGGTGGAGAGCGATCATGCCCTGGTGCTCCACCTCTACGGCGTGGTGGGCGACGTGAACTGGGTGCGCTACGGGCCGAGCGACTCCCTCATCCGCCGGGTGACCTGGGGGCAGCCCGCCGCGGACGAGGTGACGCTCACGGTGGAGTTGGCCAACTCGCTGTGGGGCTACCGGACCCACTGGGAGAACGGCGATCTGCTGCTCGACGTGCGGCGCCCGCCCGCGATCGATGAGGCCGACCCGCTCAAGGGGCGGGTGATCGCCGTCGATCCGGGCCATCCACCCGCCGGTGCCACCGGTCCGACGGGTCTCAGGGAGGCCGTCGCCAACCTCGCGGTGGCGGAACGGCTCCGCGCTCTGCTCACGGCGGCGGGGGCCCACGTACTGATGACCCGGACGAGCGACACCCCGGTCGAGCTCTGGCCCCGGGTCCGGCAGGCGGAGCTGGGTGGCGCGGAGCTGCTGGTGTCGATCCACAACAACGCGTTGCCCGACGGGATCAATCCGTTCCTCAACAACGGCACCAGCGTGTATTACAATCAGTCTCGCAGCGTGCCGCTCGCGCGCGCGGTCCAGACCGAGCTGGTGCGGCAGCTGCGATTGCGGGACCTGGGCATCGGCCGGGGGGACCTGGCCCTGGTCCGCGGCACCTGGATGCCGTCGGTGCTCACGGAAGGACTGTTCATGATCCTGCCCGACCAGGAAGCCGCGCTCCGCGATCCACGCGGGCAGCAGCTCTATGCCCAGGCCGTGTTCGACGGCATCCGGAACTTTCTCCGCGAGCGCGCCCGCGAGGACTAG
- a CDS encoding Stp1/IreP family PP2C-type Ser/Thr phosphatase, whose amino-acid sequence MTRAPVRAAVFGKTDLGRTREHNEDTFLVADLSTGNASLQPEVREHEIGPRGSLFMVADGMGGAAAGELASAMAADLIYRHLATAWARDADASAERFAFRMKEAVELANEQIYGYAREHPEVRGMGTTVTAAGVFGEDLYVAQIGDSRGYLVRNGEAIQLTKDQSLMQRLVDAGELTEEEAEQSERRNIILQALGPDPRVRVDLTHQVLRRGDTLILCSDGLSGSVRREEFAQVAMEQKDLPSLCSKLIDLANERGGPDNITVVAARFDGEGLPEPTESEGVGYRVYHLADVDDTVEPTPEEAPPPPPASAPVEAPPVPPAPRTGHGREILAWLAILCLLAALLAFWL is encoded by the coding sequence ATGACGCGAGCTCCTGTCCGGGCCGCTGTCTTCGGCAAGACCGACCTCGGACGCACCCGGGAGCACAACGAGGACACTTTTCTCGTCGCTGATCTCAGCACGGGCAACGCCAGCCTGCAACCGGAGGTCCGCGAGCACGAGATCGGCCCGCGTGGCTCGCTGTTCATGGTGGCGGACGGGATGGGCGGCGCCGCCGCGGGTGAGCTGGCCAGCGCGATGGCGGCGGATCTGATCTATCGTCACCTGGCCACTGCGTGGGCCCGGGACGCCGACGCGAGCGCGGAGCGCTTTGCGTTTCGAATGAAGGAGGCGGTCGAGCTCGCCAACGAGCAGATCTACGGCTATGCCCGGGAGCATCCCGAGGTCCGCGGCATGGGCACGACGGTCACCGCCGCGGGCGTGTTCGGCGAGGATCTCTACGTCGCCCAGATCGGCGACAGCCGGGGCTATCTGGTCCGCAACGGCGAGGCGATTCAGCTGACCAAGGACCAGTCCCTGATGCAGCGCCTGGTGGACGCCGGCGAGCTGACCGAGGAGGAGGCCGAGCAGAGCGAGCGGCGCAACATCATCCTGCAGGCGCTCGGTCCGGACCCGCGGGTACGGGTAGACCTCACGCATCAGGTCCTCCGCCGCGGCGACACACTCATCCTCTGCTCCGACGGACTCTCGGGATCAGTGCGGCGGGAGGAGTTCGCCCAGGTCGCCATGGAGCAGAAGGATCTCCCATCGCTCTGCTCCAAGCTCATCGACCTGGCCAACGAGCGCGGCGGGCCCGACAACATCACGGTGGTGGCGGCGCGATTCGATGGCGAAGGGTTGCCGGAGCCGACCGAGAGCGAGGGGGTCGGCTACCGGGTGTACCACCTGGCCGACGTGGACGACACCGTGGAGCCGACTCCCGAGGAGGCTCCCCCACCCCCGCCGGCCAGCGCGCCGGTCGAGGCGCCCCCCGTCCCACCGGCCCCGCGCACCGGCCACGGCCGCGAGATACTGGCCTGGCTGGCGATCCTCTGTCTGCTGGCGGCGCTGTTGGCGTTCTGGCTATGA
- a CDS encoding MFS transporter, with protein MPQAEHAPAPPIQSPLRVRLTWLAALSFASGFPFGLVNETLPVYLRTHGAGLVEIGLVSAVSFPWTFKFVWSPLVDRLGTRRQWIAACLAGLTLLTLVFSRVDYQTLMQPAWHSVGGHLAGAAALLSRPFWIALLLMVVLSATQDIAIDAYTIEVTTTQELGVANSVRIAAYRIAMFIAGGLLIWLAGRVDWPTSFQVGTMIVAGLTLLALLLPTPARSAGPPVAIWEPLRALVRRPGIWAVALFAMLFKLDIYAMDPMTRPFWVDRGFTLEEIGAILTTGRILATVAGAVLGGVLTTKWGIFRALWVLGLVQALSSLGYAGAAVAAPSKPLLAAVALFENFAHGLGTAAFVAFLMSVCERRYAATQYAVLSALLALGRTVAGAASGALAEHLGYGHYFLVTFLLGLPAFGLLPAIRNAAAHD; from the coding sequence TTGCCGCAGGCTGAGCACGCCCCTGCTCCGCCGATCCAGAGCCCTCTCCGCGTTCGGCTGACCTGGCTCGCGGCCCTCTCGTTCGCCTCGGGCTTCCCGTTTGGTCTGGTCAACGAGACGCTGCCGGTCTACCTGCGCACCCATGGCGCCGGTCTGGTGGAGATCGGCCTGGTGAGCGCCGTCAGCTTTCCCTGGACGTTCAAGTTCGTCTGGTCGCCACTGGTGGACCGGCTGGGCACCCGACGGCAGTGGATCGCGGCCTGCCTGGCCGGACTCACGCTGCTCACGCTGGTGTTCAGCCGGGTGGATTACCAGACGCTGATGCAGCCCGCCTGGCACTCGGTCGGCGGCCATCTGGCCGGCGCGGCGGCCCTCCTCTCACGGCCGTTCTGGATCGCTCTCCTTCTCATGGTGGTTCTCTCCGCGACGCAGGACATCGCGATCGACGCGTATACCATCGAGGTCACCACCACCCAGGAGCTCGGCGTCGCCAACTCGGTGCGGATCGCCGCCTACCGGATCGCGATGTTCATCGCCGGCGGACTGCTCATCTGGCTGGCCGGAAGGGTGGATTGGCCGACGTCATTCCAGGTCGGCACGATGATCGTTGCCGGGCTCACCCTGCTGGCGCTGCTGCTGCCCACCCCTGCCCGTTCCGCCGGCCCACCGGTGGCGATCTGGGAGCCGTTGCGGGCCCTGGTGCGGCGGCCGGGGATCTGGGCAGTCGCGCTGTTTGCCATGCTGTTCAAGCTCGATATCTACGCCATGGACCCGATGACCCGCCCGTTCTGGGTGGACCGCGGCTTCACGCTGGAGGAGATCGGGGCCATTCTGACCACCGGGCGCATCCTCGCGACGGTGGCGGGGGCGGTGCTGGGAGGCGTGCTCACCACGAAATGGGGAATTTTCCGGGCCCTCTGGGTCTTGGGGCTGGTGCAGGCCCTCTCCAGCCTGGGCTACGCGGGGGCTGCCGTGGCCGCGCCGTCCAAGCCGCTCCTCGCGGCGGTGGCGCTGTTCGAGAATTTCGCCCATGGGCTGGGCACCGCGGCGTTCGTCGCCTTTCTGATGTCGGTGTGCGAGCGCCGCTATGCCGCCACCCAGTACGCGGTGCTCTCCGCGCTGCTGGCACTGGGGCGCACGGTGGCCGGCGCCGCCTCCGGCGCCCTCGCCGAGCACCTGGGCTACGGCCATTACTTCCTGGTGACCTTCCTCCTGGGGCTGCCGGCGTTCGGGCTACTTCCCGCGATTCGGAACGCGGCCGCGCACGACTGA
- a CDS encoding glycoside hydrolase family 3 N-terminal domain-containing protein, whose translation MTTPTTPLEPARLIMPALRWRPEGGFAHEAATIADALALGVGGFILFGGTVEAVRRLTADLLRRAGRPLLIASDLERGAGQQVEGLTEFPPPAALAALEDAAVVRWAGSVTAQEARAVGINWVFAPVADLDVLPENPIVQTRAFGADPNRVATFVRSWIEGCQDAGALACAKHFPGHGRTEVDSHVALPVVSEDAEALRASDLLPFGVAVESGVASIMTAHVAYPALDASGLPATISPAILGELRERLGFDGLVVTDALIMDGALVGRRESDAAVEAIQAGVDLLLYPNDARRVRDALLSALTSGAIPQQRLAESLRRYQRAVDAASSPTPPVTRGPFDSAEALADALLEQGLLRGNVFRLAGPLDMVVVDDDLGGPYPPGPSDWTQRALGEELMGRYTGGARVVLAFAEPRAWKGRSGFGPAARDALANSAPDADLIVLFGHPRLLEEIPSDAPVLLAWHRQRLMQEAVARWLRRRVG comes from the coding sequence GTGACCACGCCCACGACGCCGCTGGAGCCGGCCCGGCTCATCATGCCCGCGCTCCGTTGGCGGCCCGAGGGCGGCTTCGCCCATGAGGCGGCCACCATCGCCGATGCGCTGGCGCTCGGCGTCGGGGGCTTCATCCTCTTCGGCGGCACAGTGGAGGCGGTGCGCCGGCTCACCGCCGACCTGCTCCGCCGGGCGGGCCGGCCGCTGCTCATTGCCTCCGACCTCGAGCGCGGCGCAGGCCAGCAGGTCGAAGGGCTGACCGAGTTCCCCCCGCCGGCCGCGCTCGCCGCCCTGGAGGACGCCGCGGTCGTTCGCTGGGCCGGGTCGGTGACGGCACAGGAGGCGCGGGCCGTCGGCATCAACTGGGTCTTCGCCCCGGTCGCCGATCTCGATGTGCTCCCGGAGAATCCCATTGTGCAGACCCGCGCCTTCGGGGCCGACCCCAACCGGGTCGCCACCTTCGTGCGGAGCTGGATCGAAGGCTGCCAGGATGCCGGTGCGCTCGCCTGCGCCAAGCACTTCCCCGGCCATGGGCGCACCGAGGTGGACTCCCACGTGGCGCTGCCCGTGGTCTCGGAGGACGCGGAAGCGCTCCGGGCCAGCGATCTCCTGCCGTTCGGCGTCGCCGTGGAAAGTGGAGTCGCGTCGATCATGACGGCGCACGTGGCCTACCCGGCACTCGACGCGTCCGGTCTCCCCGCCACCATCTCACCCGCCATTCTGGGAGAGCTCCGCGAGCGGCTGGGCTTCGACGGCCTGGTGGTGACCGACGCACTCATCATGGACGGAGCGCTGGTGGGCCGGCGCGAGTCGGATGCCGCGGTGGAGGCGATCCAGGCCGGGGTGGACCTGCTGCTCTATCCCAACGACGCGCGCCGGGTCAGGGATGCGCTGCTCTCGGCGCTCACCAGCGGCGCCATTCCCCAGCAACGCCTGGCCGAGTCGCTGCGGCGCTACCAGCGCGCCGTCGACGCCGCCAGCAGTCCCACGCCTCCGGTGACCCGCGGACCCTTCGACTCGGCGGAGGCCCTGGCGGACGCGTTGCTGGAGCAGGGACTGCTGCGGGGGAACGTCTTCCGTCTGGCCGGCCCGTTGGACATGGTCGTGGTGGACGACGACCTCGGCGGCCCCTATCCGCCCGGGCCCAGCGACTGGACTCAGCGTGCCCTGGGGGAGGAGCTGATGGGCCGCTACACCGGTGGCGCACGGGTGGTCCTCGCCTTCGCCGAGCCACGGGCCTGGAAGGGGCGATCCGGCTTCGGCCCCGCCGCGCGTGACGCTCTCGCCAACTCCGCGCCCGATGCCGATCTCATCGTGCTCTTCGGGCATCCGCGTCTATTGGAGGAGATTCCCAGTGACGCGCCGGTGCTGCTCGCCTGGCATCGCCAGCGTCTGATGCAGGAGGCGGTGGCGCGCTGGCTGCGACGGCGGGTGGGTTGA